GATCGTCGCGCCGGGCTTCTGGAAGATCCATTCGTTGATCGGTTCCACCGGTCCGAAGGCGGCCATCAGGTTCTGGAGCGGGAACGCCAGCCCCATGCCGCTCTTGGCGCTGCCCCACTCCATGATCGGCAAGAGCCCGGCCGCTTTGGCCTTGGCGAACAGGTCCTCGAGCTCGGCGACCGTCTTGGGCGGTTCGGTCATGCCGATCTGCGCGGCGAGCTGCTTGTTGTAGAAAATGCCGGTCATGCTGTAGTTGAGGCCCATGGCATACAGCGTGCCGGACCCGCGGATGCCGTCCGCATCCAACCGGTTTTGGTCGATCTGGGGCACCGGCCAATCGTTCCAGCCGAAGGCCGCCGCGTAGTCGTCCAGGTTCTTCAGCAGGCCGTCCTTGGCGAACGAGGTCATTGTCGGCAGCCGGATCAGGTCGGGCGGGTTGTCGCTCGCGAGCAGCAGCGGCGTCGTGGTGATGAGGTTGGCGAACTGCTCCATGCTGATGTCCCAGGTGACGTTCGGGAACTGCTTCGTGAACTCCTCGGTAAGCTGCGTGGGCATGTCCCAGCCGGTTTCGAAGACGGCTTTCATCACCACCGGCTCGGTCCCGCAGTTCGGCAGTTCGGCTTGGGGAGCCTGGGTCGGCTCCGCGCTCGGGGCCGCCTTAGTCGCGGGGGCGGATGTGGCCGGAGCCGGAGTGGCTGTGGCGGTGCCGCAGGCCGCCAGAACTATGGAAAGCACCGCCGGCACGGCGATCGTGGAAAAGCTTTTGCGTTTCCTGTACATGGTCCTCCTCCA
Above is a window of Anaerolineales bacterium DNA encoding:
- a CDS encoding extracellular solute-binding protein; this encodes MYRKRKSFSTIAVPAVLSIVLAACGTATATPAPATSAPATKAAPSAEPTQAPQAELPNCGTEPVVMKAVFETGWDMPTQLTEEFTKQFPNVTWDISMEQFANLITTTPLLLASDNPPDLIRLPTMTSFAKDGLLKNLDDYAAAFGWNDWPVPQIDQNRLDADGIRGSGTLYAMGLNYSMTGIFYNKQLAAQIGMTEPPKTVAELEDLFAKAKAAGLLPIMEWGSAKSGMGLAFPLQNLMAAFGPVEPINEWIFQKPGATIDTPSNLVAAQHLQDWIEKGYFPPDINAIEYTDAADRFGKGEGVFTFNGDWQNGGYDAAMPGNVGFFLMPPAEEGGGYAAMSAPLTYGIAATAKHADCAAFFFNWAATNDIARQINVDGMGSNPGGPADAKMPIVKAGSVTFDTLAAGPRLSGAMDFIANATSSIFAQGWTPELQKMVGGKQDAAGLLKAVQEEYLRELAQ